From the genome of Malus domestica chromosome 04, GDT2T_hap1, one region includes:
- the LOC103433447 gene encoding L-type lectin-domain containing receptor kinase IV.1-like → MFGKHARKTAMLFKLVILTLVTLAAAEDLNFIFNGFQSANLHLDGIAGVTPNGLLRLTNDTKQNQGHAFYPNSIIFKDSSNGRVFSFSTTFVFAIRSEYADLSGHGIVFVVAPTQGLPGAFPSQFLGLFNESNNGNATNQVFAVELDTIQSKEFNDINENHVGIDINGLHSEKAAPAAYYDQNNGGLRNLTLISGQPMRVWVEYDGAKKQIDVSLAPINVVKPYTPLLSLNFDLSPILNDTMYVGLSSSTGSVLTSHYVLGWSFKINGQAQELVLSQLPKLPRTGGKKRSKLLTIGVPILFVSLILLAVYGLIYIIRRKRKYAELLEDWELEYGPQRFKYKELYVATKGFKEKEILGSGGFGKVYRGMLPTTKNEIAVKRVSHESRQGMKEFVAEIVSIGQLRHRNLVPLLGYCRRKGELLLVYDYMPNGSLDKYLYDQPAVTLNWSQRFRVIRGIASGLFYLHEGWEQVVIHRDVKASNVLLDGELNARLGDFGLSRLYDRGTDPQTTHIVGTLGYLAPEHTRTGRATESTDVFAFGAFLLEVACGRRPIEAQGPEQHLILVDWVFTCWSRCNILEARDQNFGTDFVTEEVELVLKLGLLCSHSEPSARPSMRQLVQYLEGDITLPELSVLGISSSGLTFAHHEGFDDFAMSYSSSVAKGFSHSSYAAESTLLSGGR, encoded by the coding sequence ATGTTTGGCAAACACGCAAGAAAAACAGCCATGCTTTTCAAGCTTGTAATTCTTACACTAGTAACCCTAGCAGCAGCTGAAGATCTTAACTTCATCTTCAATGGCTTCCAGTCTGCCAATCTTCACCTCGACGGCATAGCGGGAGTCACACCGAATGGCCTCTTGAGGCTTACAAACGACACTAAGCAGAACCAAGGCCATGCATTTTATCCGAACTCCATAATCTTCAAGGACTCATCCAATGGCAGGGTTTTCTCCTTCTCTACAACTTTTGTGTTCGCCATCAGGTCAGAATATGCAGATTTGAGCGGCCATGGAATCGTTTTTGTGGTTGCTCCAACGCAAGGCCTTCCCGGCGCTTTTCCAAGCCAATTCCTTGGTCTTTTTAACGAGTCCAACAATGGaaatgccaccaaccaagtttTCGCCGTGGAGCTTGACACCATCCAGAGCAAGGAGTTCAATGACATCAATGAAAACCATGTTGGGATCGATATCAACGGCTTGCACTCTGAGAAAGCTGCTCCGGCTGCATACTATGATCAAAATAATGGCGGATTACGGAATTTAACTCTCATCAGCGGCCAACCGATGAGAGTTTGGGTGGAATATGACGGTGCCAAGAAGCAAATCGATGTCAGTTTGGCTCCAATCAATGTTGTTAAACCCTACACTCCGCTATTGTCTTTGAATTTCGATCTTTCGCCGATACTCAACGACACAATGTATGTCGGCTTGTCTTCATCAACCGGCTCAGTCCTCACATCTCATTATGTATTGGGTTGGAGCTTCAAGATCAATGGCCAGGCTCAAGAACTTGTTCTGTCACAACTTCCTAAGTTGCCGCGGACGGGAGGTAAAAAAAGGTCGAAACTTTTGACAATTGGCGTGCCAATTTTATTTGTGAGTTTGATTTTGCTAGCAGTTTACGGTTTAATTTACATCataagaaggaagaggaagtaTGCAGAATTGCTTGAAGATTGGGAGCTTGAGTATGGCCCTCAAAGGTTTAAGTACAAAGAGTTGTACGTTGCAACAAAAGGGTTTAAAGAAAAGGAGATTTTGGGAAGTGGGGGTTTTGGTAAAGTGTATAGAGGCATGTTACCCACCACAAAAAATGAGATTGCTGTGAAGAGAGTCTCACATGAATCAAGGCAGGGGATGAAGGAGTTTGTGGCGGAAATCGTGAGCATTGGCCAGCTTCGCCATCGAAATTTAGTCCCACTCTTGGGATACTGCAGAAGAAAAGGGGAGCTGCTTTTGGTGTATGACTACATGCCTAATGGAAGCTTGGACAAGTACCTCTATGACCAACCGGCGGTCACTCTCAATTGGAGCCAGAGGTTTAGGGTTATCCGAGGCATTGCTTCGGGGTTGTTTTATCTTCATGAAGGATGGGAACAAGTTGTGATTCACAGAGATGTTAAGGCAAGCAATGTGTTGCTAGACGGTGAATTGAATGCAAGGctaggggattttgggctttcaAGACTATATGACCGCGGAACAGATCCTCAAACTACTCATATAGTTGGAACACTAGGGTATTTAGCTCCGGAACATACAAGAACAGGCCGGGCCACAGAAAGCACCGACGTGTTTGCTTTTGGGGCATTTTTGCTCGAAGTTGCTTGTGGAAGAAGGCCGATAGAGGCGCAAGGTCCCGAGCAGCATTTGATCTTGGTGGATTGGGTTTTTACTTGTTGGAGCAGATGTAATATTCTCGAGGCAAGGGATCAAAACTTTGGGACGGATTTCGTAACCGAGGAGGTGGAGTTGGTGTTGAAGCTAGGGTTGTTGTGCTCTCACTCGGAGCCTTCAGCGAGGCCGAGCATGAGACAACTGGTGCAGTATTTGGAGGGGGACATTACTTTGCCGGAGCTCTCAGTTCTTGGGATTTCTTCCAGTGGGTTGACTTTTGCTCACCATGaaggttttgatgattttgctATGTCATATTCATCTTCTGTGGCCAAGGGGTTTTCACATTCATCATATGCTGCAGAGTCCACACTCCTCTCAGGTGGTCGCTGA